Proteins from one Malania oleifera isolate guangnan ecotype guangnan chromosome 4, ASM2987363v1, whole genome shotgun sequence genomic window:
- the LOC131153525 gene encoding auxin-responsive protein IAA34-like codes for MDSSAPHCILNPSTFYPMHYQMKDDNGGNGIDLDLSLSTQQPQPHYCYPYSHLVRYEDYAENEIEEGVQSKERWVYVKVNMEGVIIGRKVCILDHSNYSSLAFQLEDMFGRQYSLSGLRLFQAGSEFTLFYKDRDDSWRAVGDIPWKFGKGGSQAFEIQS; via the exons ATGGACTCAAGTGCCCCACACTGCATTCTTAACCCTTCAACTTTCTACCCAATGCACTATCAGATGAAGGATGACAATGGTGGGAATGGGATTGATCTGGATCTCAGCCTAAGCACCCAGCAGCCCCAACCTCATTATTGCTATCCCTATAGCCATT TAGTAAGATACGAAGATTACGCTGAGAATGAGATAGAGGAGGGAGTCCAAAGCAAAGAGAGGTGGGTGTACGTGAAGGTGAACATGGAAGGGGTCATTATTGGTCGCAAAGTCTGCATTCTGGATCACTCTAATTATTCAAGCCTTGCTTTTCAACTGGAGGACATGTTTG GTAGACAGTATTCATTATCTGGGCTACGGCTGTTCCAGGCAGGCTCTGAGTTCACCTTGTTTTATAAGGACAGAGATGACAGTTGGAGGGCCGTTGGTGACATCCCATGGAA ATTTGGAAAAGGTGGTTCTCAGGCTTTTGAGATTCAAAGTTGA